A single window of Flavobacteriales bacterium DNA harbors:
- a CDS encoding tRNA-(ms[2]io[6]A)-hydroxylase, translating into MLGLQMPTDPRWAELVQGNIAEILTDHAWCEQKAATNAISIIVKNPGKTDLVNELTIIAQEEIEHFQMVHQKIQERGFTLGAERKDEYVRDLSRFIKQGGTPQEQLVANLLFSAMIEARSCERFRMLSERLEDEDLCEFYRELMISEANHYTVFLGFARKYGGREKTDVLWNEFLEYEAGLMEKYGKKETMHG; encoded by the coding sequence ATGCTAGGACTTCAAATGCCCACAGACCCGAGATGGGCCGAATTGGTACAAGGAAATATCGCTGAAATCCTCACAGATCACGCGTGGTGTGAGCAGAAGGCGGCCACCAATGCGATAAGCATCATTGTCAAGAATCCCGGCAAGACCGATCTGGTCAACGAGCTTACGATCATTGCTCAGGAGGAGATAGAGCATTTTCAGATGGTCCATCAGAAGATCCAAGAAAGAGGATTCACACTAGGAGCCGAGCGTAAGGATGAATATGTCAGGGATCTATCCAGATTCATCAAGCAGGGCGGTACACCTCAAGAACAGCTCGTGGCCAATCTACTCTTCTCGGCCATGATCGAAGCCCGCAGTTGCGAGCGCTTCCGCATGTTGTCAGAGCGCCTAGAGGATGAAGATCTATGTGAATTCTATCGGGAGCTTATGATCTCCGAGGCCAATCACTATACGGTGTTCCTCGGTTTTGCGCGGAAATATGGCGGGCGTGAGAAGACGGATGTGCTGTGGAATGAATTCTTGGAGTACGAGGCCGGACTCATGGAGAAATACGGCAAGAAAGAGACTATGCACGGCTAA
- a CDS encoding histidine--tRNA ligase: MVRPALLKGTRDFLPHQIAKREFIFDTIAHVYRKFGFQPIETPAMERSETLMGKYGEEGDRLIFRLLNNGDFMADVDRNASSTELASQISKRALRYDLTVPFARFVSQHRSELTFPFKRYQIQPVWRADRPQKGRYQEFYQCDADVVGSNSLLHEVEFILIFDEALASLGLNQVTIHLNNRKVLTGIAEVAGCADSFSDMAIVLDKLDKIGLERVEQEWAERGISAESVEVLGNFFKDSIEIGALEDDLKSSEIGSQGVKELAEVMQMVERSGPLHAELRLNLTLARGLDYYTGAIFEVTTDDHAIGSICGGGRYDDLTGTFGLSDMSGIGVSFGADRIYDVLEATAAWPEALGFTTQVMFVNFGEAEATHCMGLLRDLRGKGISSELYPSAAKMKKQMKYADDKGIPYVCLVGSEEMNSNTITVKSMADGSQETMDLEGLIARLDKGGDS, translated from the coding sequence ATGGTGAGACCAGCCCTCCTCAAAGGCACTCGGGATTTTCTCCCGCATCAGATAGCCAAGCGCGAATTCATCTTCGACACGATTGCCCATGTCTATCGGAAGTTCGGGTTTCAACCCATAGAGACCCCCGCAATGGAGCGGAGTGAGACGCTGATGGGAAAGTACGGGGAAGAAGGTGATCGTCTGATATTCAGGCTTTTGAATAACGGGGATTTCATGGCCGATGTAGATAGGAACGCTTCTTCTACAGAACTCGCCTCACAGATTTCCAAGCGGGCACTGAGGTATGACCTCACCGTACCATTCGCCCGATTCGTCTCGCAACACAGAAGTGAATTGACCTTCCCATTCAAGAGATATCAGATCCAACCCGTATGGCGTGCCGATCGACCACAAAAAGGCAGATATCAGGAATTCTATCAATGCGATGCAGATGTGGTGGGCAGCAATAGCCTGCTGCACGAGGTGGAGTTCATACTGATATTCGATGAGGCGCTTGCTTCACTCGGGCTGAATCAAGTGACCATCCATTTGAACAATAGAAAGGTCCTCACAGGAATAGCCGAGGTAGCTGGATGTGCCGACTCATTCTCCGACATGGCCATAGTCTTGGACAAGTTAGATAAGATAGGTCTGGAGCGGGTAGAGCAGGAATGGGCAGAAAGAGGGATAAGCGCAGAAAGCGTAGAGGTGCTGGGGAATTTTTTCAAGGACTCCATCGAGATAGGTGCGCTGGAAGATGATTTGAAGAGCAGCGAGATTGGTAGTCAAGGGGTGAAAGAGCTCGCTGAGGTCATGCAGATGGTCGAGCGATCAGGTCCACTTCATGCCGAACTTCGCTTGAATCTCACTCTGGCCAGAGGTCTGGATTACTACACTGGAGCCATATTCGAAGTGACCACAGATGATCACGCGATAGGCAGCATATGTGGAGGAGGTCGATACGATGACCTCACAGGTACTTTCGGTCTATCGGACATGTCGGGAATCGGAGTCTCCTTCGGAGCGGATCGTATCTATGATGTACTCGAAGCTACCGCAGCTTGGCCTGAGGCTTTGGGATTTACTACTCAGGTGATGTTCGTCAACTTCGGTGAGGCAGAGGCTACTCATTGTATGGGCCTACTCAGGGATTTGCGTGGCAAAGGAATTTCATCTGAACTCTATCCGAGTGCGGCCAAGATGAAGAAGCAGATGAAATATGCTGACGACAAAGGAATTCCGTATGTCTGTCTGGTCGGGTCAGAAGAAATGAACTCAAATACCATCACAGTGAAATCCATGGCAGATGGATCTCAAGAAACGATGGACCTAGAAGGCCTGATAGCTCGATTGGATAAGGGAGGTGACTCATAA